The following is a genomic window from Cupriavidus taiwanensis.
AAGGGTGTCAGTACCGTCGCCATCGGTGCTGCCGCCTTCGCTGACGCGACAGGCGGCCGCCGCCGTATTGCCGGGACACAGCACCAAGCGAATGAACGAGGACTCGCCCCCGCGGCAGAACTATGAGGATGCCTTGCTCGGCATCGTGGGGGAGATGTCTACCACTATGCGGCCGCACGCCGAAGCCGGTGCCGCGACCGCCCCCTCGCTGGACAGCGCGCTCGAAGCCGAACTGGGCTTCGACAGCCTCACGCGCGCCGAGCTGCTGACCCGCATCGAGCAGCGCTTCGGCGTCAGCCTGCCGGAGCAGGTACTGGCCCAGGCCGACACCCCGCGCGCGCTGCTGCGCGCCGTGCTCGCCGCCCGGGACCTGCCGCCCGGCAGCGAAGAGACACCCGCCCGGCTGGCCCGCCCGGCACCGGAAACTTCGGCGCAGGCGCCGGACGGCGCCGCCGCCTTGACCGATGTGCTGCGCTGGCACCTGCACCGCCACCCTGACCGCACCCACGTCATCCTGCACGACGGTGAAGGCGACGATACGCCGATCACCTTCGCCCAGCTGCACCGGCACGCCTGCGCCGTTGCCGCCGGCCTGGCCGCGCGCGGCGTGCGCGCCGGCGCCACCGTGGCGCTGATGCTGCCGACCAGCGCAGAATATTTCTACTGCTTTGCCGGCATCCTGCTGGCAGGCGCCATCCCCGTCCCGCTCTACCCGCCCACGCGGCTCGCGCAGATCGGCGACCACCTGCAGCGCCACGCCGGCATCCTGGCCAATGCGCAGGCACCGGTCCTGATCACGGTGGCCGAGGCCAGGCCGCTGGCCGCGCTGCTCAAGGCCGCCACCGGCACGCTGCAGAGCGTGCTGACACCGCAGGAACTGGAGGACACCGCCGGGCCACCGGTCCAGGCGATGCTGCGCGCGCACGACATCGCGCTGCTGCAATACACCTCGGGCAGCACCGGCTCGCCCAAGGGCGTGGTGCTGACGCACGCCAACCTGCTGGCCAACCTGCGCGCGATGGGCACGGCGCTGTCGGTCGATTCCCGCGACGTCTTTGTCAGCTGGCTGCCGCTGTATCACGACATGGGCCTGATCGGCGCCTGGCTGGGCAGCCTGTACTACGCCTTCCCGCTGGTGGTGATGTCGCCGCTGACCTTCCTGGCGCGGCCCGAGCGCTGGCTGTGGGCGATCCACCAATACCGCGGCACGCTCTCCGGCGGGCCCAACTTTGCCTATGAGCTGTGCCTGCACCGGCTGGCGCAGGCGGACCTGTCCGGGTTGGACCTGTCGAGCTGGCGCTTCGCCTTCAACGGTGCCGAGCCGGTCAGCCTGCAGACCATGCGCAGGTTCACGGCGCGCTTCGCCGGGCACGGACTGCGCGCGCAAGCGGCGGCGCCGGTCTACGGGCTGGCGGAGGCCTCGGTGGGGCTGACCTTCCCGCCGCCGGGCCGTGAACTGGCTGCCGACCGCATCGACCGCGCCGCGCTTGCGCGCACCTCACGCGCCGTTCCCGCCGATGCGAACGCACGCGGCGCCGACGGCGACCATGACGTCATGGAGA
Proteins encoded in this region:
- a CDS encoding AMP-binding protein codes for the protein MNEDSPPRQNYEDALLGIVGEMSTTMRPHAEAGAATAPSLDSALEAELGFDSLTRAELLTRIEQRFGVSLPEQVLAQADTPRALLRAVLAARDLPPGSEETPARLARPAPETSAQAPDGAAALTDVLRWHLHRHPDRTHVILHDGEGDDTPITFAQLHRHACAVAAGLAARGVRAGATVALMLPTSAEYFYCFAGILLAGAIPVPLYPPTRLAQIGDHLQRHAGILANAQAPVLITVAEARPLAALLKAATGTLQSVLTPQELEDTAGPPVQAMLRAHDIALLQYTSGSTGSPKGVVLTHANLLANLRAMGTALSVDSRDVFVSWLPLYHDMGLIGAWLGSLYYAFPLVVMSPLTFLARPERWLWAIHQYRGTLSGGPNFAYELCLHRLAQADLSGLDLSSWRFAFNGAEPVSLQTMRRFTARFAGHGLRAQAAAPVYGLAEASVGLTFPPPGRELAADRIDRAALARTSRAVPADANARGADGDHDVMEIPSCGRPLPGHEIRVVDASGRELPDRHEGLLQFRGPSATSGYFRNPAQTRELFDRGWLNTGDYAYLADGELFITGRAKETIVRGGRNLYPYEVEQAIGALPGIRKGCVAVFGSADPDSGTEHIVVMAETAATDEPVRRALQQQVLKTALDVLGMPPDHVVLVPPHTILKTSSGKIRRAACRERFEHGGSGPGEAAPWLQIARFGWQALLPQLRRGRHAAAGLSYSMYAWLLFAAMAPVTCLASVAVHRPAMGWALSHHAARLLLRLAAVPWFVQGLEQLPRHRACVLVSNHASYLDGMVLVAALPMPVCVVAKRELQGQRIPRAYLSSIGADFIDRFDNVRESEAIERLVAAVRDGRSALLFPEGTFGREPGLQRFRSGAFVAAARAGAPVVPVALRGTRSVLRDGQWLPRRGPISVVIGRPLQPDGQGWPAAMRLRNAARAEILHYCGEPDALRPGIEAARSRTARQLP